TATGTAACACGTTTATTCACCATATGCACTTGAAACTTTATAAACATAtgaatgattgattgattttccGTGTGCATCTCCGGTTGTAAGGGTGCCCCCTGCTGGTTTCCTTGCTTGTCCCCAGAGGAGCCTCTCTTTTGTGGTGGTCTGTAAAGAGTGTTTGGCTTTAGGGTGGCCCACACTCAGTGGTAGACCTTCTGCTTGTATGGGCAGAAGGTCccattttcagttcccagttAAAAGACCAGGGAGTAGGTGGCGTTGAAGACTCTTTACTTGAACCcctggagagcagttgccagTCAGAATacacaagactgaccttgacagCCCGAGGCTGTGGAGGCCCCTTCATGGGCCCACCCTCTGGCGTCCTCTTCTGTGCCTTTACCAGCAACAACCAAACTGCACATGTATTTTCAAAAGCCATTGTGCCGTAGATTTATATAACAACATTGTatactggctgttttattttgaaTCTCTTTCCTGTCACTGAAATTTCATTTTGATTTCTGCACACCCCAAGGTTGCCAGTTGTAAGTTCTACGAACCGCTTGGGGTGCTCTAAATTGAAATAATTTGGGAAATGGTTTCAACAGCGGAGAAATGTACAATTGAATTTAAGGAGTACATGTGGATCTCTGCCTTGATGGGaggagtattgccccttgagccAGCCACCACTGATCTTGTAAAGAGGGATTCCATAACTCTCAACAAAAATGTCCAGTCTCACAACTAGGACTAGAAGGTCACAGCTTCTCTAAGTGATAGTTTTTCTTGCTAGTTACAATGGAAAGCAATTTCCTACCCGTTTTGACCATGATATTTTCGTACCTGAGGGGAGTATTTCTTTAAATGACTGTCCTCAATTTAGTCTATTACTGAATTGCTGCACACTTCATAATCATTTCCCATACCACAGACTGTTGGAGCAAAGGGATTTTAGAACAGTATTCAAATCTTCCCTTCTACAAGATTTCTGTAGCTTTCTGAACAGATGGTGGGTGTGAATGGGAAGAAGTTTGACCTAAAAGCCAAGTTTCAAATTAACTTGAACATCGCTGAGTATGCTCAGTGGGTTTTCAATAATTTAATCTTGTTCAGCCATTGTTTTTTCAAGGCAACACCCTTTGTGTTGAAACCTCTGCCACTTTCCTTTtgtctgcaaagaaaaaaatcagtcCTAAATTAAAGGAAATGTTTGAAGCTTCCCAAATATCTCAAGTGACTCAAGTATCCTGTTTGGACAATGATCAAACCTAGAGAATTAAGAGCCCCAAGTATGAACAAAATGGCTATATAGACAGAATTGGAGCAGGGATCTGACCTTGACCTTTTGACACTGACTGTAATATGGAAGCAACTCCTTTGGTCCTACCTACATGCATCTTGCTCTATTGCAAGCATTGCTTCAGGCCTATTTGTTGCAAATgtgaaatcaatggactctttGGGCTTTCCTATctagatttggggagggggagttttgTTCTTTAGAACGTTCTCATTTCTgaagtgtttcttttttaaaaaagaaaaagagattctTTCACCCAGAATGATCTCAATGTTTGGTAATGATTAAAAAAACTTGCAAAACATGTTTGACCAGAGGCAGCCTAGGGGCACATGAAGTGTACGTGTATGTGTACATGTATACCACAGGCTGTGACGGTTTATTCATGAGATGGTCTTCCTACACCCATGTAAATGGGAATAAATCCCACTGAACTCATTGGAATTTGTTCTAGAGTAGACACAGAGTACTGGGCTGCGCAACACAGCACCTGGCAGATGAACTGTTCGTCAGCTGTGAGTTTTCTCTTCATCTGTAATAGGAAATGTAAACATTGCTTCCAGATTTCACAGGCAGACACTTTTCACCTGACCTTGACATAAGTAAATTAACAGCCTAGTCTGAACTTGGAATAAACAGTCTTCTCAAATTAGTCATAGGTTTCTACATCCACTTAGGTGTTCTAGTGTGTCCAAAGAGGCAGTACAAGAATTAGAGTTAAATGAATATTGAATTGGCTCAGCAGTGGTGGCAATGGAGACCATAATCTAGGAAGGCCAATCATGCCAGTTAGAACTGAGCCCCAGAAGGCTCGGTCTGAACCTTGCACAGCGCCATCTTCCACAACGGAAGAAAGAGATCAAACATTCTGTCTCCATAGCAAAGTAGCAGATTAAGAAGAAGTCTTAGAATTACAGAGCTAGGTTTCTTTCCAGGGCAGATGGCACAACAATTGCTCATTGTCCCTGCTTCCCTTGATAGCATTCTGTGAACATAACACCTTGGGTGGGGGAGCTCCTTTAAAATGAATAGTAGTGCTATGGAGTCATTGCTATATCGTGCCATACTTGACTGTGtgtatatatgccatcaagttgcaatcaacCCAGCACGGGCtatcaaggcaagtaagaagcggaggtggtttgccagtgccttcctctgcagagtctttcttggtgcttgcccatccaagtactgaccttgcttgGCTTCTGTGATCTGATTGGTCTATCTGATTGTACTGGCTCATTTTCGCCACTGCTTGTAGTGGTGGTGGGTAGCCTCAACTATGCATTCCAATATGTCCCTGTGTAATAGAAGTAGCAATATCTGGAAATAAAAGATGGGAAACTTTCTGTCTAACAGCAGATCTTAAAAGTCCCACTTCAGATGCTCCAAGGCAGAAATGGATTCCTGGCTCACCCTGGATCATGCCTGGCCCATCTCTGGATCTTCAGCCCAAGTCTTTGCTGCTGcaggaaggctggaaggctgcaatgccccctccctcccatgtgcgcacgcacacacgcacacccctCCCCAATTGGTCTCTCTACCTTCTGGTCTGCCATCGGAGATCCTGGACTAGGACTAAACGGGGGTTTCACTGCTCCCCTCTATGGTGAGAGCATTTCCTCCAACGCAGAGTTCCGCTCCACAAGGAACAGACACCAGCTCAGCTTCTCCTCTGTCTTGGTGCCAAACATTGGAGCACAATATGCTGTAAGTGATTTTTAACTAAAAGCTAATGTGAAGATGGAACTGAAACCAAGGTAAACATATTAAATTTAAAGACTATTTTCAGATGTTATAAAGGGGAAAATGATTGTTCCTTGTCCTTAAAATTCCTAGAGGACACATTTCTCCCTCTGAGTCATGATGTGATTTTAATTAGATTATATTTTATTGgacttttttttacaatttttttttaaaaaacactgcctTTTTATACATGCGTGGAAGAAAATCAGTTTTGAACAATTGTACTTGGACAacattaaaatcaaccaaaaaaCTGGAAtcgtttgtttattttttacccACATACTTAAAAAGTGTATCTAAAGTGCATGTTACAAAAAATTATAGAAAGTCAGCAGCACCAAGATAAAAGTTcatgaaaataaatacattattcaACAAAATAAATTACAGTAATTGTGACAACAAGAATTGTCtttgcacaaaataaaacaatattcacAAAGTTCAAATGTGCAGTTTTGGAAAGCATCAGGGGCCAATGGTTTAGTTTGATATATTTACAGTATTTACAGATAATAAATACTTCTAATACTTTCCATATGTTCAGTATTACAGAATACTGTGATGTGTTTTCCAAAGACCTCAGCTGAAGATGTCAACGCCTCCtgcaaaaagaggaaagagaaaagggCAACATTTATTTTTCCATACTAAATAATTGGACACACCATTAACAGTCATACCAACAGGGTgtgcctcccctggaacagaTGATGAATATCACTGGGTCTACGAGAGcccttttttctgttgttcagCGTCTACTGTACATGGCTTTCAACACAATTACACAAGCAATGCAAAGAATTACAGATCGATTCCAAGCAGCTGGACCTCGGCAGCTGGGTCTGTGTGAGGTAAGACAAATCTCCAGCCTcacctctctctttctgtctctcacacacaaaacAATGCATCACATCTGAATCACCACGAAATATAGCTCTactcagggctctttttctgggaaaagaggtggtggaactcagtgggttgccctcagagaaaatggtcacatggctggtggccccgccccctgatctccagacagaggggagtttagatggccctccgtgccacaaTGCGCAGagagcagtctaaactcccctctgtctggagatcagggggtggggccaccagccatgtgaccattttcaagaggttccggaactccattcgaccgtgttccagctgaaaaaaagccctggctctactGAAACCGCCCTGAGgttagggccattttcacactgcttatcggccatggaaccttgctgtcgctgtcattccgggagcttggcgcgatgttccatggccggtaagtgGTGTGAAAAAGGCCTAGGTGTGGGCTACCTTACATTGAAGAAGGTACTTATAACGATGATgtggggggggaaatgggggctTTGCAGGGCTACCAAGTTGAAAACCCCGTCTCCCAAATCTATGCTGGACAGCCAAGTCCCTGAGATGCCAGCCGAGTTTCCTGTCCTGTCTTGGAGCCTATTGAAGGTCCGCTCCGGATTTGTCGCACTGTTGAGGGTGCCCACCAGGCAATAATTGACTTGACTTTGAACTGCATGTTTTCATCCGTCTTTCACCCCCGTAAACTGTCTTTTAGAACAGTTTGTTTCCCCTTCTGCAGGTGGGCTCCCCTTCACACTACTGCCCTGTTGATGTATGCtttagtctagggttgccaacctccaggtggggcctgaagttctcttggaactacagctgatctccagcttacagagatcagatcccctggagaaaatggcagctttggagggtggactgtatagcattacatctctgctgagctcccttccttcctcagtatccacccttcccagactctgtccccaaatctccagaaacttcccaacccagagctagcAACCTTACATGGATTTACATAGCTACTGGCAGGCAGTATGTGCCACAGGAAACCATGGAGAATCAGCAGGATGCAAGTTCATATAACCTTCAAGCTCCTAGTTCTTACAGGAGTTTTGGAGAGGTTGGAGCAGTTAAGTAGATTTTAATATAGCCAAGATTCATCCGGTACACACTGTGATTTCTAAATTAATTATAGAACATACTCTCTTGGCTGGGATGACAAAGGCATATAAACAAGTATTCCAGGTAACTGTTAAGTGTATGAAACTTGGAATCTTTCAAAAGCAGCATTAAAACCATCAGAAAACCTTCTTATTTGGTATAGTTTTCTAGCTGTGTATTCCAGGTGAATCATCCataacagcaaaataaaactgaCTCCAGTGACTCTTTAAGACATTTTGTTacatctttaaggtaccactgaacTAGCTGCATCTGAATCACTACTGGGTATTCTTCATATACACAAATAACAAAGCAAAAAACCTGTTGCCCACTTTGGGGGCAATAAATGGGTCACTGCAAGTCTCTGGACATGTTTGCACATGTGGATGAGTCTATGTGGCTTCTTCAGCATCAGAGAACTGCATACCACATGGGTTACTTGTACTGTTACTCTTCTTGTGCTAGCAGTTCTTTAAAAAGTCACCTATGTGGCTACATGTAAGCAGGGTCAGATCGAGGGGGGgtagggggggtagcctgcccccagcgccgccaaagagggggtgccaggcatggctgccagccactgggagagCACCAGAGTTGGCGGCTTGCCATGCAGGAGGCTGAATGCAGGGTTGAGAGGCCCTTGCCTGCCCCgttgatggggtggctggcttgctgcacgcacaggacctcccagccctgtgctcagccacccatgTGGCAAGCCGGCGGCCCCAGCACGCGCACGCTCACACCCCTGCCGCCAGCTGTACGGCACACCATGTGCTGGGGTGGCGGGCTTGCTgcgcgggcagcacagggcagctgggcaggtgaactgtgtggagggcctcctagccctacGCTCAGCCACCTGTGCAGCAAGCCTGCCACCCCAGCACACGCTCACGCCAtcgccgccagctccatggcacacggGGTGCTGGGGcagacgtcatcatgcagtgctgggagtgcACGCGCTGCACGCGCGCACAGAGGGCCAGACAAGGGTTGCACCAGTCGCCGGCAatcctagatctggccctgtgtgTAAGATTCATAACCAAGCAGTTAGTAGCTCTGTGGGGCAGTCTGTGGACataaaaatgtgtgtgtctgtgtgtacgCGTGTGCTAAAGTCACTTATCCCAATGTGCTGTGGTTGCAAACAGCTGGTGTGCATCTGGCAGGCAGAAAAGTCTCATAATGCATGTGATACAAAGATATTAtgttgttccccaacaaacaTGAGGACTTTATAATGTGCAGAGGGACCCTTAGTGGCAGCCTTTCATTTTAGATTGTTAGTCATTTGGACTTCATGTGCAACCCTCTGTTGGGGTTGGGCGGCTCAGGGGCCAGTGAGCGCCACAGTGAAGAAATCCATAATCCACCCTTCTTGGAGTTATTCTGTCACTTTACTTTCTAGAATAGGAGGAAGGAGGGGCTAGGACAGCAAAGGGAATGAATAACTTTGTAGGTAAGTGTGTGACAGGGATGTTGTCCAACCAAAACAGTTAGTCTATTTTCCCCCTAAATATATTCAGCATTCTGGGCTCAGCATTTCTACTTTCTGCCAATAATTGCACCATCTCACTGGTTTGCAAAGGCTTTCTGCAGACTGGTCCTCATTGCCTGAGCACTTCCAATATCTGGGGATGTGTACATGCCAGGCAGGGTAGCAGAGATAATGTTAATAATGGTAGACACTAAGTGATTGCACTGTACATATACTAGAGAGGACAGAGGTAGAAGGCAAGGCTTCATTCCCCAACAGCAAATGCATGAACACATCTCAAACCAGAGAAGACTAGCCCAATACAATTCAATTTCCCCAGCTCAAATGAGCCACTTTAGGTGGGAAATACAGGAGATCCCTCCAATTCATATGTAAGGAAAGTGAGTATGTGAGGGCGGGGAGGAATGGAGAAATCAGAATGTGagactcagagccttgctacaagtgacattttacacgtgaaggataaaggatcattttcgcaagtctttctgggaactgaagttcctctcccccaccccttttccttttgttccttcccctcgctgcctgaagagacagagaaagcctgcggctacagcagcttttgcaaatcgttcctccattcacaagcctgctctcaatgatctttgggggcaggcagctgcaactttctcagctttctctggagcattccccccccacccagcaagacgatttgcaaaagctgatgttgccataggctctctctgtctcttcaggcagcgaggggaaggaacagaaggaaaaggggtgggggagaggaacttcagttcccagaaagacttgcgaaaatgatcctttatccttcacgtgtaaaatgtcacttgtagcaaggctctcggGGGGTCTAAACTGTGCCCCACCCCATGTCTTGGCCAGAGTTTTATCCCAGCATTCTGATTTGGGCTAAGAACAAAATGCTAAAAGAAATGGAGTGTTGTAAAGAAAGGCAGGTGTAGGAACAGGGTTTAGTTCCCCTCACCCATGTATCccaccctgagctggatagcctaGGGAGGCCCAGTCCTGTCTGATCTTGGCTGCTAAGTAGGATCAGCCTcgtttagtaactggatgggagacttctgaGGAAGGCCAGGGCTGCTATACAGAgacaggcaaaccacctctgttagtttcttcccttgaaacccccagcagggctcgccatacgtcagctatggcttgatggcgCTTTCTATCGCCAACACCGGGCAATCCGCTTTTGTTTAAAGCagaccctcccccacccactcaAGGATCCCCTGGAATGATGGAATACCCCTTGCCAATGCCCGTTTCTCCATGCCAGATGAACAAGTAAAGATTTTGACAGAACTAGAATGCTGCAATTTGGCTTGTAGAGCCCTTGGGCTGAGGAGTGAAACCCTTGAGAATTTCCTTGCATTGGGTAGGGTTTAGAGGTCCAACAGTGTTCCCTGTTGAAACCAGTAGAGAGGGCTTTTGGAATGATCCCTAATACAACTAGCTTTAATTCTAGTATTAAAGAATACTAACCAaggttttaaaagaacaaaacccAAACTGAATCTGACTAGCTtgtgcatatatgtgtgtgtccTTATTAGAGGCCTACAATCTCCAGTTCTGCCTTCAGAAATCTAAAGCAACACAGCAGTGCGTTTTGTAGTCTTGTTTCCCCAACTGATCACATTCCCATCAAGTTCAAACAAATTCCTTTTTGGGCCATTAACCAAGATTAAAGATGATAgtgagaaacaactgagattgcTGGACTTTGTGTCAGCCATCAAATTTGCCACAGGAAAAATAAGGATGTAGAAGAAGAACTGGAAGCTCTCTATTTCCCTGCCTCTTATTTTAATGATAATTTTCAAGGCTTTGAATTTGGGTATTGCAGTAGGTGATAGAAGAGAGTCTCTTGCATGAAGCACTGAGACGGTTGCTTGCAACACTGATATGgcatgtagggctgccagctccaggttaggaaattcctggagattgagggggtggagcctggagaaggtggcatATGGGGAACAGAGgagcctcagcaggatataatgccatacagtccatccctcaaaatacaaattttctccaggggaacagatctcagtggcctggagattagctgtaattctgggagatctcctaccACCCCACAGATGTTGGCAACTTTAATGGTGTATGTCACAATGTGCCACAGAGCCCtctaatctatctatctacctgTCTACCACAACTGTGTCTGTGTTTCCAGTGCTTTGGAACCATTCAATGGATTTATATTTATGATTTTTGCATGGCCAGTGTGTTTAAAGATAactatcttcattttttttttacttccttgaTGAAACTGAAGGATACGCAACTTTGAATGTTACCTGATCCTTAAACAAATCCACACTTTAGCCAACCAAGCAACCTCTACCAGAGGTTTCCCTCAAAGCTGCACATTTGCATATCCTGGAGTATACAGCAGACACTTGCAACTTGTGTGTGCATGGGCTTTGTATAGATCTGTGGctgaatggagagggggagggcCAGCAAGGAAAACCCGCCTTCACAAGCCATCATTCTATACTCGTCTGCTGAATATGCAGAGATTTTTATTTCTCTGGCAGTGGGTAGGAAAACCATTTTAAAATCTGCAGAGGGGGCAGCTATGTGTACGCATATTGAAAAGGAAAGGGAAGTagatgaacatttttttaaaacaaggataTATGGCTATAGCTGGTGAAAATCACTGTGTGTTTTTCTGGAAACATTATCCTGATCTTTTAAGGCTAATTGTCGTATGATTAATGGCACAGAAATATTATCTTCTGCCAGATTATTGGCATAACTTCAAGTAAAGGATTTTTTTTGAAGCTCGGAAGCTGAAACTCTACATTCCATTTGGCAAAGAAGGAATTTCGCTTTTGTTCTTAATCACTTCCTTTTCTCCAACAATCTGTCTTAAAAAAGATATTTCGTGTATAAGCTGCTGAAGGTCCTGTTATACTGCTAAAATTTTATAATGAAGACAAAAATGCTTTGAGACGAGGCCAGATCTATGAATGCTCAGCAAGTTTTGGGTTTCCTTCAGACATAACCAGGCATTCAGCTGGTTCAACATTTCAAAACAATTCTAACACAATATCCCTTAAAGACAGCCCCTGGAGAGAAGAGCCATCTTTGTACATGTAACAAAAACAAGGGGGCAGGGCTGGGGAAGTGCAGCGATTCACAAGTGAATATTTGACCATTTTGTTTCAAATGCACACAACcactttttaacttgttccatgtGTCCCCAGTTTCTCTCTGGAAGAAGCTTGAGTTCTAGGCTCCAGAGCATGTAAATGAACAACTCCCCACGTGACTGGAATATTTCTAATATGTCTGGAATATTTCCTTTGCAGTAAATCTTGATCTCTGGAAAGCACTGAGGGAAGACTTCCAAATGCATCAAACATGAGAAGGTATCCCTGAACCGTCTTAAAACAGGATCAGGGGAATTGTTCAGGGTGGGTGGAAGGAGGGATAGACTACCCCTCTATCGTGTTTCAGACCTCATGTGACTGTCTCTCAGGAAAACCTACCTTCCTTCCAAACTCACTGGTTCTGGACAGAGTTACAAATAACACAACAGGCGTTTGGAGGAAGCATACATACCCAAGGTATAAATCCtttgaggagggcagggtgtTGGGAATTGCTTGACGTTATAGTtatgagggaaaaaattccttttttgtccaatttatttttttatttccctTTGCTTCTTGCTCTGAATTATGCCCTCCACACACATTAAGGGTCTGATCCTCTGCATATGTCTAGTAAATTCCACATTAAACAGCAAGGCCTTAAGAGGGATTTGAGAGTAGCTGGGTTTTTGAAAGATTCCAATAGTTCCATGTCCTCAAGTGCTAACTGGAGTAACCAGTTGCAGTTTGCTAAGAATACCCAGTGTGATATTGGAAGTCAACTTCTGACCTCCAAAGTCTAGCAGGTCTGCGATTAGTCAATGCTTGGATGGGAAACTTCCAGGAAAAGTGTTGCACATTGCATTGAGTTCCATGGTGGTAAAGAAGgcacataagcagggctttttttcagctggaaagtggtagaacagagttccggcacctcttgaaaatggtcacggggctggtggccccactccctgatctccagacagagaggagtttagattgccctccgttccactggcaaactcccctctgtctggagatcagggggagggccaccggccatgtgaccattttcaccaagggagatttaaacttttaaaaactcccctcttgttccagctgacccaaagtgacatcaatgtacggtcctgagttccaccactgagttccaccacgtcttttcccagaaaaaaagccctgcacatgagTAAAATACAAGCTTGGGACTGTTCAGATGTCTGTCCAAGAATCTCCCTTAAAACAAAAGTTCACTCTATTTTGTTTTGAGTTCAagtgaaggaaagagagagatcatTTTTCACAAATGATCATACAGAATTGGTGCCGGACAAGCCAATCTGAAGCTTCCAAATcactgttactttttaaaaagcccttcttTGTCATGCCAGAGAGAAACACGTTTCTCTTCCCCCAGGGTAATGCTCAACATTTTTCAGCAGCAATGTAATTGTTTGACAAGCTGGCAGCAAAGTTGGAACTGAACTAACAAGTCCTAATGGTAGGGAAAATATTGTGGCAGAAGGGTGGCCAAGTGGGAGCGGATCTTACTGAGAAACTTTCCATGTTCTCCCCTAAGGTTATAAGTggtaaaaatgaaaaaaggagggggggggatcctACCCTGGAAAGCAAGGGTGTAAAGTGCTAAAGAAATGAGGAGGGGAAACATACCCTACTTTTATACACGTGCAAAATTTAACCAAGGTTTGTATCTTCTATTCTAAAATCCAAATAGCTTTCACTTAGATAAatcttcatttaaaaataaaacaaaaatgcagaACAGAAACTGATTTGCGATGCATTCAAACACAAAGCTGTCTGTGACAATTTGCCTGCCTCCCATGACAAACAAGCAGGGTAGATGCCCAGTATTTAAGGCAAGGCATGacatactgcaatcctaagcTTGCATACTCTCTGGGAAGTGTGCTCAGGATATCAGGGTAACCAGAGCTGACTTCGGTGGACCCAGAGGGGTATAAATCTGCTTAGGCTGGTCCTGTAAGAGACTGGGATTTGTCCACAAGTCAGCTTCTTACACACTATGACtttgttccccaccccctcctccaaACTGAAGAGAGAGCCTACCTTAATGAATCACCTTGAAGCAAAAAGGAACTCTACTGTTTTAGAAGGGGGAGTATTCTAATCTCTCTTTTAATGAGCTGTAGAAGAAATTGGATGAGACACAGTATGACTCTGAGGCTAGGAGGCAATGAAATTTCAAGGTCTTGGACTCCAAACGTTGGGTATCATTAAAGGGCAGTTGAATGGACAGACCTGCTTCCTAGATGCAGTTCATCAGGAAACTGATCTTGGTCCGGCCTTGTCTACTCAAGAACTAGACTCCTGTTCCACAGCTCCTGTTCTGTTCAATGAGGCTTGCACCAAACTCCCTCCAAAACAGACTTCAGTCCCTGTTCATTGGTCCACAGTAGGCACTTTGGCCCCGGAAACTTCAAATGTTGCCTTTTTCATTAAGGGTGAAAAATAATGAATTACCTTGAATTGACACGTGTAGTACCAAAGGTGTCCCAGTGGGGGATCCATGCCATTCCACTGCCAGATCCCCTCGAGCTGGGCCAGGCAGACCggattctcctttttttcttctcctgctCCTTACGTTTCCCAGtcttccctttcttcttcttcccaggtGTCTTGAGGGGCTGCTCTTTGTACGTCTGAGCTTTGTTGGTCTCCTGAGTCAGATATTTGCCCTCATCATCGCCGCCAAACCGGACAGCATAGTTCTTTGCGATGGTAGAAGGTTTAGGGTTAGGCGAGACCTCTGACATGGCTCGAATCTCAGCTGTGTTAACCCCTTCTATTAAATTTTGCAGGAAATTTCGTCTTCGTATATCTTGCAAAGACTTGCCTTTGTCATGCAACAGCTGATATTCTGATACTGTTCTTTTGCTGgttaaacagagagagagagagagagcatatttCATTACATCAACAatgaaatgatgttgttgttcaGCCAGTTTGGCAATACCCATCCCTTCTCTTTTGGTAACTTTAATAACCATAGTGAGGCAGCTCAACGGGTCTGTCTTCCACCTCCTTGATGTGGAATGATTACACCAACTTGTATGAG
The window above is part of the Eublepharis macularius isolate TG4126 chromosome 16, MPM_Emac_v1.0, whole genome shotgun sequence genome. Proteins encoded here:
- the PTHLH gene encoding parathyroid hormone-related protein; this translates as MFPRLFRQWSFLVFVLSYGAPAAGRSLEGNLRRIKRTVSEYQLLHDKGKSLQDIRRRNFLQNLIEGVNTAEIRAMSEVSPNPKPSTIAKNYAVRFGGDDEGKYLTQETNKAQTYKEQPLKTPGKKKKGKTGKRKEQEKKKRRIRSAWPSSRGSGSGMAWIPHWDTFGTTRVNSRRR